The sequence GCCTCCGTTGCGGCTGACCGCCGTGCGCACCTCCATCGCGGCGCGATTCTTGTTGTCGGTCAGGCACTCGACCAGGAAGGCCACGCCGGCCGGGCCGTAGACCTCGTACATGATCGTCTCGTAGTTGACCCCAGTGCCTTCGAGGCCGCCGCCGCGCTTGACCGCGGAGTCGATGTTCTTGTTGGGGACCGACTGCTTCTTGGCCTTCTGCACCGCGTCGAACAGCGTGGGGTTGCCCGTGAGGTCGGGCCCACCCATCTTGGCTGCGATCTCGATGTTCTTGATCAGCTTGGCGAAGAGCTTGCCGCGCTTGGCGTCGATCGCGGCCTTCTTGTGCTTCGTTGTCGCCCACTTGGAATGGCCGGACATCAGGCTCCCTCTTCTACGCGGTCGTGACGAGGTCGACGAAGTAGCGGTGGATCCGGTCGTCCCTGCCGACTTCGGGGTGGAACGCCGTCGCCATCACGTGCCCTTCGCGAACGGCGACGATCCTACCCGCCGCCTGCCCTGCCTCGACGCGGGCGAGCACCTCGACTCCTGCGCCTGCCTCCTCGACCCACGGCGCCCGGATGAACACCGCGGGCACGGGCTCGTCGAAGCCGTCGAAGGCGACCTCCCCCTCGAAGGAGTCGACCTGGCGGCCGAAGGCGTTGCGCCGGACCGTGACGTCGAGCCCGCCGAGGGTCTCCTGGTCGGCGGTGCCGTCGACGACCCGGTCGGCGAGCATGATCATGCCCGCGCAGGTGCCGAACGTCGGCATGCCCCCGCGGATCCGCTCCTGCAGCGGCTCGAACAGCTCGAAGGTCCGGGCGAGCTTGAACATCGTGGTCGACTCCCCGCCGGGGATCACGAAGCCGTCGCAGCGCCCGAGCTCCTCGGGACGGCGTACGGCGACGGCGTGCGTGCCCAGCGCGGTGAGGACGGCGAGGTGCTCACGCACGTCGCCCTGCAGGCCGAACACGCCGATCACGGGGGTCACGCCGCGAAAGCCTAGAGCGCTGGGACACGGACCTATCCTCGGGGCATGCACCGACTCCGACTCTCCTCCAAGGCCCTGGCGGTGGTCGGCACAGCACTCTCGACCGCCGCGCTGGTGTCCTGCGCCGCGCTGCCCGGCGTGGCTCCCGGTCCGCCGGCCGAGAAATCCGTCTCCTCCGAGCGGCTGGAGCTGCCGACCCCAGGGGTCGACGGATGGTCGACGGCAGCCCCGGCGAAGCTGGGGTTCAGGGCCGGTCGTCTCGAGGAGCTCGCTCGACACGCCAAGTCAACAGGCTCCACCTGCTACGCAGTCCTGCGCCGCGGCCAGCTCGCCCGCGACTGGAACTGGAACCAACCTCGGGAGACCCCTCGCGAGGTCTTCTCCGTGACCAAGTCGGTCGCCAGCGCGCTGGTGGGGATCGCTGCCGCTGACGGCGACCTCGAGCTGGACGACAAGGTCGCCCGCTATGTGCCGCAGTGGCGCGGCACCGCGTCGTCAGGGGTGACGATCCGCAACCTGCTGGCCAACGACAGCGGGCGCTTCTGGTCGAGCGACTCCGACTACAGCCGGATGGTTCAGGCACGAGACCGCACCCGCTATGCCGTCGGGCTCGACCAGCAGCACCCACCCGGGACTGCCTGGGCCTACAACAACGCCGCGATCCAGGTCCTCGACCGGGTCCTGGCCAAGGCGACCGGGCAGCCCACGGACGAGTTCGCCGAGGAGCAGCTGTTCGAGCCGCTCGGGATGTCGCACACACGACTCACGCGCGACGCCAGCGGTCGCTCGACCAACGTGTTCTTCGGGATGCAGACGACCTGTCTCGACATCGCCCGCTTCGGCCAGCTCTTCCTCGACAAGGGGGTGGTCGACGGCCGACGGCTTCTCCCCCGCCGCTTCGTCACTGCCTCGGTGGGCCGTTCCTCCACACCGCTCAACGCCGCCTACGGCTATCTGTGGTGGCTCAACCGTCCGGGCGAGCTGCGCGGCGCGCTCGACGCCGTCGATCCCACGGGCCAACCGGTGGAACCACGCGACGGCACGCTGGTCCCGGGCGCCCCGTCGTCGCTGTATGCCGCCCTGGGACTGGGCGGGCAGACGCTGATGGTCGACCCGCGCAGCCGCACGATCGTGGTCCGGATCGGCGCCCTGTCCTTCGACGAGACGCCGGACTACGGTCTCGCCGATGCCGCCGAGGTCGTCACCTCGGCGCTGCGCTGAAGCGCGGGTGTCGTCGCAGCACCCCGGCAGCGAGGGCCAGGGCCGCGGCGACCACCAGCACCTTCGGGCGCAGCGAGGCAGCTGTGCCGTCGGCCCGATCCTGGCCGATCTCGCCCGGCGCTTCCCGACCTCCACGCCGATCCATCGGCGTGGTGGTCGAGCCCCAGACGAGGCGGGTCGCAACCTCGATCTGGGCCACCTCCCACGGCTCGAGGACCGTTCGGAGCAGACCCAGGCACGGGTCGATCGCGGCGACGTACGGAGAAGGTGGGTGCGCAAGCATCGCGGTGTCCTAGCGACTCGTGGTGGCCAGCTCGGCGCGGTGCCCCGGGCGGCGTCCGGCGTTGTGACCGTAGCGGTGTCCAGCACTGGAGTGGGCTCGATGTCCGGCACCGGGCTCGGCACGGTGTCCGGCACGGTGTCCGGCACGGTGTCCGGCAGGGGGCTTCGAGCGTGATCGGCGGCTGAGAGCGGCGAGCATCGTCTGCGCCGCGGAATAGAGGAGGAGCCCGCCACCCAGGACGTAGATGCCGGTGTTCTTCTTGTCCTGGGTCAAGGCGGTGGCGACGTATCCGGCGTATGGCACGTGATATCTCGCCCTGCCGCGGATCTGCTGCTCGGTCAGCTGATAGGGGTCGTCGCTGCTGTTGGCGTCGCCGCGCGTGGTGAAGACAGCCATCCCGTCCTGGCGGAAGGCCTTCTTCACGATCCGGTGGGTCGTCAGGCTGCTGTCACCGGCCTTGGGCAGGAAGGTGATGACGTCACCCACCCTGAGCTTGTTGGCGTCGTCGACGCCGTCCACGCGCTCCACGACGACCTGGCTGCCCAAGGGATAGGTCGGTGTCATGGAGCCGGAGAGGACCGTGAGCGGGACCCAGCCGTTGACCTTCGGGACAGCGACGAGCGTGACGAGGAGGCCGGCTGCGACGAGGGTGATCAGCCACATGGCGACCCGGACGAGGAGCTTGAGCCAGCGCATCAGCCGAGTCCTACCGGGGCGGAGCTCGGGTTGGCCGAGACCGTGCCGCACCTGGCCTGGTTGTCCTGTTCGCGCAGCTGGACGATCCAGTCCGAGTCGACATAGATCGTCGAACCGGCATAGGGGAAGGCGCGGATCTTGAAGTTCACCCAGGCACCACCCGTCGCATTGTCACCGTCGTTGTTGTTGATCCAGTCGCTGTTGATCGCACTGCCATATCCACTCGCATACTCCAGGGCGAACCGGTGATCGCCGCTCGTCGTGACGACCGGGCTGGTGGCCGCCTGGTCGAGGCCGGCGATGAACGGGGCCCAGACCCCTGACGTGGGGTTCTGTCGCATGACCACGAACCGGTTCATCGCCGGTGTGCTGATGGTCCGCCGTCCGAACTCCCAGCCGTCGGCGGCGAACGGCCAGCCCCAGTAGAGCATCGCGTGGGTGCCGGTGGTCGGAAAGCGATCCCCCAGGCTGCTGGCTCGGGAGCACACGATCCCGTCAGCGCCGATGGTGGGGGGAGGCAGCTTCACCTGATACCTGCTGTTGATCGTGACGGTCACCGACGACGCGGTGGCGGGAGCATGCATCCGCTGCCTGACCTTCGTCTGGATGTCGAGCTGGCGGCCGCCGTGCGACAGGAGGAAGTCGCGGTCGGTGCCGGACCGCGTCACCAACGGGCACAGCGTCTTCGTCTGAGCAGGCGCCAGGTCGTCCCCGGTCACGTCCGGTCCGCTTCGGAAGTATTCGGTGCCGCTGACCAGAGCGCCGCCGGTGACGTTCCAGTAGGGGGTCCCCGAGGCTCCGCTCAGGCAGTTGATCGTGGTCGGGTCATAGCTGAGCCGGACGTTGCTGAGCAGGGAGCTCTTGGTGTTGCTGGCCGGCACTGTCGCCCTGACGCTGACCACGTCGATGGCGCCGGAGACCCGGGTGGCGTTGTTCTTGAGGGTCATCGACGGCTCGTTGGCGACGTCGGACACGGCAGCCTGGGCGTGGTCGACCGTGTTGGTGCTGTCGGTGGCGGTGATGCTGTAGACGCCGGACTGGCTGTCGGGCACGGAGACGGTGAGCTCCTCGCGCCAGCCGGCGTGGGTCGTCCCGGGCGACGTGAGGAGTGCGGGGGCAGCAGCGACGGCGAGGGACGCTGCCGCGACCAGACCCCATCCTGTGCGCTTGCTCATCGTGCTCCTCACTCGATCAGTTCGTCTGGGAGAAGGTGGTCTTCAACGTGCCGAGGTCGAGCGTCTGGGACGTCAGCGCGGCCTCCCAGCGCGCACCGGCGTTGTCGACCGGCAGCTGGATCAGGGCGACGGCGGTGTAGGTCCCGAACTGGCCTGCGGTGGGTGAGATCGAGACCGTCGAGATCAACCCGGAGACGGGCACCGACGACCCGTTGGGCCGGGTGAGGCCCAGCGTCACGACGGCGGAACGGGACAGGAGCGACGACTCAGGCGCCTGGTTGACCAGCGGCCCCGCGTCGAAGACCAGGTCGCCCGTCAGGTTGTTTCCCTCGCCCGTCAGGGTCACCGTGCGAATTAGCTGGACGGTGTCGCCCGGGACCACCCGCTCGCTGGGCAGCGTGTCGGTGACGACCCGGCACTCGACGTATGGCGCGGTGGCCGGGCAGCTCGCGGTCGAGAGATAGGTCCGCGTACCGACCGGCTGGCGAGAGAGCAGCTGGAGCTCGCTCGTCCCACTCATGGACACCGAACCGGCCTGGATGTCGCCCAGCGTGTGGGTGACCTGCTCCTGCCACCCGCTCCAGGTCCCCAGGCTGCTGGTCAGGACGAGAACGCCCAGCAGGGCGGCCAGCATCGAGCTGGCCACCCTGGTGGGGCGCTGCCGAACTGCAGCGCGGTGCCGCGGTTCAGCTGCGCGTCTCGAGGGAGACATGGTGACGCTCAGGCCTCAGATCAGACGACCGGGTTGGCGTTCTGGACCAGGTCGACGGTGAGGTCGCTCAGGTCGAGGGTCTGGTCTTCACCCGTCGTGGTGTCAGCGGGCATCGTGACCGTGACAGTGATGCCGACCGCGGTGTCGTTGGACTCGTCGAGCTGCCTCGTCGCCAGGCCCGAGTCATCGAAGACCGAGGTCGTCGTGACCGCACCGGCGAGCGTGCCCGCCTCGGCGGGCAGGGTGGCCGTCAAGGTCGCCTTCAGGTTGTCACCCACCATGTCCGGCGTGACGATGGTCTTGTACTGGAGGACGTCACCGGGCACCATCCGGAAGGCCGCGACGTCAGTGATCGACACCGGGCTGCCCGAGATGGTGACGTCCTTCCACGAGCCGGCGTCAACCGTCAGGTTGAGGTGACCAGCGGTCACGCTGCCTGGCGCAGCGGCCTTGTTCTCCGACCAGTTGGCGAACGTGCCCCCGACGCCGGTGAGGAGGGTGACGCCGGCGGCCGCTGCGATGAGACCCTTGGTGGACTTGTTCATTTCAGGCTCCTGAAGATCGTGGATCAGGGCGAACAGAGGATGTTCTGTTCCCAACGAGCCCTATCTTGTGGATCTCCCGTTACTTTTGTGTTGAAAAGTCAACAGATAGTCACCTTGCACTAGCCCCGACGGCGGTTGCGTCACCGTTCGGGCCATTCCCGGGTCGCACCTGGCACTCCCGAGCCGGATCGGGTGGGGTTCCCACCAGGACCAGCCGCAGCCGATCGGGCCAGACCGCGGCCCAGGCAGGAGAAGGCGCACAGACGGGCCGGGAGCCAGAGGTAGGTCCGGGGGTCGTGTGCGTGATGGACGACGTAGTCCCCTCCCGACCCCACCGGCGCGCGCGGCGACGTACGCAGTGTCGAGAGTGACCCGGACGAGATGGGGCCCCAGGAGATTGCGCAGCTTGCCGCTCAGAAGAGGCGGTGACTGCCCCACCGGTCACGACGGCGACGCCGCCATGACCAGCGTCCGAGCTACAGGTTCACCAGCCGCGCTCGGCGAGCCGGTGGGGCTGCGGGATCTCGTCGACGTTGATGCCGACCATGGCCTCGCCCAGGCCCCGGCTGACCTTCGCGACCACGTCGGGGTCGTCGAAGAAGGTCGTCGCCTTGACGATCGCCTCGGCGCGCTCGGCCGGGTTGCCGGACTTGAAGATGCCCGAGCCGACGAAGACGCCCTCGGCGCCGAGCTGCATCATCATCGCGGCGTCGGCGGGGGTGGCGATACCACCGGCGGTGAAGAGCACGACGGGCAGCTTGCCGGCCTCGGCGACCTCCTTGACGAGGTCGTAGGGCGCCTGCAGCTCCTTGGCCGCGACATAGAGCTCGTCGGCCTCCAGCCCGTGGAGGCGGCGCAGCTCGGCGCGGATCGTGCGCATGTGGGTCACGGCGTTGGAGACGTCACCGGTGCCGGCCTCGCCCTTGGAGCGGATCATCGCCGCGCCCTCGGTGATCCGGCGCAGCGCCTCACCGAGGTTGGTGGCACCGCACACGAAGGGGACGGTGAACTCCCACTTGTCGATGTGGTTGGCATAGTCGGCCGGCGTCAGGACCTCGGACTCGTCGATGTAGTCCACCCCGAGCGACTGCAGGACCTGCGCCTCGGCGAAGTGGCCGATGCGGGCCTTGGCCATCACCGGGATCGAGACGGCCTCGATGATGCCGTCGATCATGTCGGGGTCGCTCATCCGGCTGACCCCGCCCTGGGCGCGGATGTCGGCGGGAACCCGCTCGAGGGCCATGACGGCCACGGCGCCCGCGTCCTCGGCGATCTTGGCCTGCTCGGCGTTGACGACGTCCATGATGACGCCGCCCTTGAGCATCTCGGCCATGCCCCGCTTGACGCGGGAGGTGCCAGTGGTCGGGACGTCGGTGGTGGGGGTCTGCGCCATACCCTCAATCGTACGGCGATCGAGGCCCTCGAACGAACTCAGGACCCTCCGCAGGTCAGCTGCTGCGGGACTTGGACCGGGACTTGGAGCGGGGCTTGACGCGGGGCGCGCGCTCCTCGAGGAGAACGGTCCTGATCCGTGGCTGCTTCACCGCCAGGTAGGCGATGAGGACGAACAGCAGGGCGTAGGTGACCCCCAAGGTCCAGAGGACGTTGGGCCCCAGCCCCATCTGACGGGCGAACTGGAGTCCGATGACCACACCGATCACGTAGTAGAGCGACTCGATCAGGTAGAAACCGATCACGACCATCTTGTCCACGAGCCGGGCGTCGAAGTCCTCCTGGCACTCCAGCCAGCGTTCCCACCCGGCCCCGTCGGGATACAGGCGCGGCTCGATCACCTCACGGATGTAGCGACCCGCGCGCATGATGCCGTTGTTCTCGGCCGTGAAGAGCAGCGCGATGATCAACACCAGGAGCGGGAGACCGAGGCTGACGAACCCGATGTCGTAGCGGTTGCCGACGAACTGGACCACGGGGATGACAGCAGCGCCGGCGGTGACGATGCGGAAGCGCCTCTCCACCGAGTGCTCGATCTCGGCGCGCAACGTGGCGTACTCGGCAAGCAACATCTCGTGGTCGTCGTTCACGAGCGTGAATGTATGGCGTGGTGACGGTCGCGAGAGGCGCTTTCGCGCTATTTTTCGACCCCACCCGAGTGCTCGACGGCGTGCGCCTGGCTGCGCACGGCCAGGATGCGCTGCACGACCGTCATGGCGCTGAGGACCCCGAGCACACCCAGGCCCCAGGCGAGCACCATCGGGTTGTCACTCACCTCGGCGGCGATGGCCGCGATGCCCAGCACGACGAGACGGTCCGCCCGCTCCATCAGCCCGACGCGCGCCGTGAAGCCGAGTGACTCGGCGCGAGCACGCGCATAGGAGGTGGTCACGCCCGTCACCAGGCACAGCAGCGCCAGCCCGGCCCCGACCATCGAGTCGCCCGGGCCACCGAAGTAGAGGATCACCGCGCCGAAGACCACCGCGTCGGCGATCCGGTCGAGGGTCGAGTCGAGGAAGGCC comes from Nocardioides piscis and encodes:
- the pdxT gene encoding pyridoxal 5'-phosphate synthase glutaminase subunit PdxT; the protein is MTPVIGVFGLQGDVREHLAVLTALGTHAVAVRRPEELGRCDGFVIPGGESTTMFKLARTFELFEPLQERIRGGMPTFGTCAGMIMLADRVVDGTADQETLGGLDVTVRRNAFGRQVDSFEGEVAFDGFDEPVPAVFIRAPWVEEAGAGVEVLARVEAGQAAGRIVAVREGHVMATAFHPEVGRDDRIHRYFVDLVTTA
- a CDS encoding serine hydrolase domain-containing protein → MHRLRLSSKALAVVGTALSTAALVSCAALPGVAPGPPAEKSVSSERLELPTPGVDGWSTAAPAKLGFRAGRLEELARHAKSTGSTCYAVLRRGQLARDWNWNQPRETPREVFSVTKSVASALVGIAAADGDLELDDKVARYVPQWRGTASSGVTIRNLLANDSGRFWSSDSDYSRMVQARDRTRYAVGLDQQHPPGTAWAYNNAAIQVLDRVLAKATGQPTDEFAEEQLFEPLGMSHTRLTRDASGRSTNVFFGMQTTCLDIARFGQLFLDKGVVDGRRLLPRRFVTASVGRSSTPLNAAYGYLWWLNRPGELRGALDAVDPTGQPVEPRDGTLVPGAPSSLYAALGLGGQTLMVDPRSRTIVVRIGALSFDETPDYGLADAAEVVTSALR
- a CDS encoding signal peptidase I, producing MRWLKLLVRVAMWLITLVAAGLLVTLVAVPKVNGWVPLTVLSGSMTPTYPLGSQVVVERVDGVDDANKLRVGDVITFLPKAGDSSLTTHRIVKKAFRQDGMAVFTTRGDANSSDDPYQLTEQQIRGRARYHVPYAGYVATALTQDKKNTGIYVLGGGLLLYSAAQTMLAALSRRSRSKPPAGHRAGHRAGHRAEPGAGHRAHSSAGHRYGHNAGRRPGHRAELATTSR
- a CDS encoding alternate-type signal peptide domain-containing protein; amino-acid sequence: MNKSTKGLIAAAAGVTLLTGVGGTFANWSENKAAAPGSVTAGHLNLTVDAGSWKDVTISGSPVSITDVAAFRMVPGDVLQYKTIVTPDMVGDNLKATLTATLPAEAGTLAGAVTTTSVFDDSGLATRQLDESNDTAVGITVTVTMPADTTTGEDQTLDLSDLTVDLVQNANPVV
- the pdxS gene encoding pyridoxal 5'-phosphate synthase lyase subunit PdxS; translation: MAQTPTTDVPTTGTSRVKRGMAEMLKGGVIMDVVNAEQAKIAEDAGAVAVMALERVPADIRAQGGVSRMSDPDMIDGIIEAVSIPVMAKARIGHFAEAQVLQSLGVDYIDESEVLTPADYANHIDKWEFTVPFVCGATNLGEALRRITEGAAMIRSKGEAGTGDVSNAVTHMRTIRAELRRLHGLEADELYVAAKELQAPYDLVKEVAEAGKLPVVLFTAGGIATPADAAMMMQLGAEGVFVGSGIFKSGNPAERAEAIVKATTFFDDPDVVAKVSRGLGEAMVGINVDEIPQPHRLAERGW
- the pgsA gene encoding phosphatidylinositol phosphate synthase, with translation MLEHIRGLVTAIISPIARLLLRLGVSPDAITIVGTVATCTAALWFAPRGELIAAALSVTVFALFDLLDGTMARMSNRVSKFGAFLDSTLDRIADAVVFGAVILYFGGPGDSMVGAGLALLCLVTGVTTSYARARAESLGFTARVGLMERADRLVVLGIAAIAAEVSDNPMVLAWGLGVLGVLSAMTVVQRILAVRSQAHAVEHSGGVEK